Proteins encoded by one window of Deinococcus yavapaiensis KR-236:
- a CDS encoding deoxyguanosinetriphosphate triphosphohydrolase family protein, translating into MRAFDYERQYGSASDQRSPGQKDRDRVLYTHEFRRLAGITQVLTDGGHAFHNRLTHTLEVAQVARRMAELMHANECRADRLDRAALIDADVVEAAALIHDLGHPPFGHLGEHELDALAREAGDEDGFEGNAQSFRIVTRLAVQSPDHPGLNLTRATLRASLKYPNLRVAMPEPNAPDFERRLKQHLKFGAYREDAESFFFAVEGAAGSRPSLEAQIMDFADDIAYSMSDLLDFYKAGMLPLHELAREDVFAAFFDKHKAFIVCGSYEQDENRAKEVLLEMVRTFDPTPGFDGSRRDMLNLRQRISDNVGRYVRATVDWDAPEGPELCVDERHRLEIAFFKRVMWEFVISHSSIHTQREGHALVVRRLFQAVLNRVRSGAECVTDEHLRAFIPSWYWEGNANENPVRLAVDVVASLSDAQALALDARLSHLVAP; encoded by the coding sequence ATGCGAGCTTTCGATTACGAACGGCAGTACGGCAGCGCGAGCGATCAACGCTCGCCGGGCCAAAAGGACCGTGACCGCGTGCTGTACACGCACGAGTTCCGCCGTCTCGCTGGAATCACGCAAGTGCTCACCGACGGAGGGCACGCCTTTCACAATCGTTTGACGCACACTCTGGAAGTCGCGCAGGTCGCGCGGCGTATGGCCGAGCTCATGCACGCGAACGAGTGCCGCGCCGACCGCCTCGACCGCGCCGCGCTCATCGACGCGGACGTCGTGGAGGCCGCCGCCCTCATTCACGACCTCGGCCACCCTCCGTTTGGACATCTCGGCGAGCACGAACTCGACGCGCTGGCCAGAGAGGCGGGCGACGAGGACGGCTTCGAAGGCAACGCGCAGTCGTTTCGAATCGTCACGCGGCTCGCCGTGCAAAGTCCCGACCATCCGGGCCTCAACCTCACGAGGGCGACGCTGCGGGCGAGCTTGAAGTATCCGAATTTACGCGTGGCGATGCCCGAGCCGAACGCGCCCGATTTCGAGCGGCGCCTCAAGCAGCACTTGAAGTTCGGAGCGTACCGCGAGGACGCCGAGAGCTTCTTCTTCGCCGTGGAGGGCGCGGCGGGGTCGCGTCCGTCGCTCGAAGCGCAGATCATGGACTTCGCCGACGACATCGCGTACTCCATGAGCGACTTGCTCGACTTCTACAAGGCGGGCATGCTGCCGTTGCACGAACTCGCCCGCGAGGACGTGTTCGCCGCCTTCTTCGACAAGCACAAGGCGTTCATCGTGTGCGGCTCGTACGAGCAGGACGAGAACCGGGCCAAGGAGGTATTGCTGGAGATGGTGCGGACCTTCGATCCCACGCCGGGTTTCGACGGCAGTCGGCGCGACATGCTGAACTTGCGCCAGCGCATCAGCGACAACGTGGGGCGCTACGTGCGCGCGACGGTCGATTGGGACGCGCCGGAAGGTCCGGAACTGTGCGTGGACGAACGCCACCGCTTGGAAATCGCGTTTTTCAAGCGGGTGATGTGGGAGTTCGTCATCAGCCACTCCAGCATCCACACGCAACGAGAAGGACACGCGCTCGTCGTGCGCCGTCTCTTCCAAGCCGTTTTGAATCGCGTGCGAAGCGGTGCGGAATGCGTGACGGACGAGCATCTGCGGGCGTTCATTCCGTCGTGGTACTGGGAGGGAAACGCGAACGAGAATCCCGTGCGACTGGCCGTGGACGTCGTGGCGAGCCTCAGCGACGCGCAGGCCCTCGCGCTGGACGCGAGGCTTTCGCATCTCGTGGCTCCTTGA
- a CDS encoding GGDEF domain-containing protein encodes MTPSSTQVDIRKRIDSFALAISVIGLVGTWWYVLEFSSTNLFVLYTMPALVVFNLWAALAVLSQSAGLAKFERLVFYVLYGYAVAALASRFVLPLHGQSSVGSLQMFFVLLVVAASGLVLPPRAALVTSSVLFALDVSSTWAYLLTVRAPPSERLLHLVEQSLALAVIALMLTLAWLKVWWNEADEARGHMSRLAHSDPLTNLPNRRGMYEVVERAFARTPTVGFCVALADIDGFKSVNDNYGHAQGDEVLRRFANVLRAELRERDTVGRWGGEEFLIVLPDATLRGAAAIAERLRRSAAIAALLPTANRPITASFGVARWRSEDTFESLLVRADEALYRAKSAGKNRVATEESATS; translated from the coding sequence ATGACGCCGAGTTCCACGCAAGTCGACATTCGAAAGCGTATCGATTCGTTCGCGCTTGCCATCAGCGTGATCGGTCTTGTTGGAACATGGTGGTACGTTTTGGAGTTCAGCAGCACGAATTTGTTCGTGCTGTACACCATGCCCGCGCTCGTCGTGTTCAACTTGTGGGCGGCGCTCGCCGTGCTGAGTCAGTCGGCGGGACTCGCGAAGTTCGAGCGGCTCGTCTTTTACGTGCTGTACGGCTACGCGGTGGCGGCGCTCGCGAGTCGCTTCGTGCTGCCATTACACGGCCAGTCGAGCGTCGGAAGCTTGCAGATGTTCTTCGTGCTGCTCGTCGTCGCCGCGTCGGGCCTCGTGCTGCCGCCCCGAGCGGCCCTCGTCACGTCGAGCGTCCTCTTTGCCTTGGACGTGAGTTCGACGTGGGCGTACCTCTTGACGGTGCGAGCGCCGCCCTCCGAGCGGTTGCTGCACCTCGTCGAGCAGAGCCTCGCGCTGGCCGTGATCGCCCTCATGCTCACCCTCGCTTGGCTCAAGGTGTGGTGGAACGAGGCGGACGAGGCGCGCGGCCACATGTCGCGTCTCGCGCACAGCGATCCGCTGACGAACCTGCCGAATCGGCGCGGCATGTACGAAGTCGTCGAGCGAGCTTTCGCTCGCACGCCGACGGTGGGATTCTGCGTGGCGCTGGCGGACATCGACGGCTTCAAGAGCGTCAACGACAACTACGGGCACGCGCAGGGCGACGAAGTCCTGCGTCGCTTCGCGAACGTGCTGCGCGCCGAGTTGCGCGAACGTGACACGGTGGGACGCTGGGGCGGCGAGGAATTTTTGATCGTCCTGCCGGACGCGACGCTGCGCGGAGCGGCGGCGATCGCCGAGCGGCTGCGGCGAAGCGCGGCGATCGCCGCGCTCCTGCCGACGGCGAACCGCCCCATCACGGCGAGCTTCGGGGTGGCGCGCTGGCGGTCGGAGGACACCTTCGAGAGCTTGCTCGTTCGAGCGGACGAAGCGTTGTACCGCGCGAAGAGCGCGGGCAAGAACCGCGTGGCGACCGAGGAATCGGCCACTTCGTGA
- a CDS encoding LacI family DNA-binding transcriptional regulator: protein MPSSKPEAAETPSTSLKGRRRATLRDVAAALGVSPATVSNAYNRPDQLSAELRARILDTARDLGYWGPDPTARGLRRGATDVIGVVYADRLSYAFADPAAALFLRGVSNATEALGINLLLLPAAPHPDRETSSLVHAAADGFVLYSLADDAPALGLALRRGLPAVLVDVAPRGDVPTVTIDDVGGARSACEHVLALGHRALGVLGLEFDRTRRRGLANADRQADVPFFVTRERLRGYRSAVEAAGLDWQTSTTVFECAENLPEEGYEAAMALLSTETRPTALLAMSDQLAFGALRAAADLGLQVPNDVAVVGFDDVPLAEALGLTTVAQPTFEKGRLAGKLLLARLAGEEDASPAPLSTTLIVRGSTVRAS, encoded by the coding sequence GTGCCCTCCTCGAAGCCCGAGGCCGCCGAAACGCCTTCGACGAGCCTGAAAGGACGCCGCCGCGCCACCTTGCGAGACGTGGCCGCCGCGCTCGGCGTCTCCCCGGCGACCGTGTCCAACGCATACAACCGCCCCGACCAGCTCTCGGCCGAGCTGCGCGCGCGTATTCTCGACACCGCCCGCGACCTCGGCTATTGGGGTCCCGACCCAACGGCGCGGGGCCTACGGCGAGGGGCGACCGACGTGATCGGCGTCGTGTACGCCGATCGCTTGTCGTACGCCTTCGCCGATCCTGCCGCCGCGCTCTTTTTGCGTGGCGTGTCCAACGCCACCGAGGCGCTGGGCATCAACTTGCTGCTGCTGCCCGCCGCGCCGCATCCCGACCGCGAAACGTCGTCGCTCGTGCACGCCGCCGCCGACGGCTTCGTGTTGTACTCGCTCGCCGACGACGCACCCGCCTTGGGCCTCGCGCTGAGGCGCGGTCTGCCCGCCGTGCTCGTGGACGTCGCTCCGCGAGGAGACGTGCCGACCGTCACGATCGACGACGTGGGCGGAGCGCGCTCCGCGTGCGAACACGTGCTCGCCCTCGGGCACCGCGCCCTCGGCGTGCTCGGGCTGGAGTTCGATCGAACGCGCCGCCGCGGACTCGCGAACGCCGATCGGCAAGCGGACGTGCCCTTCTTCGTGACGAGAGAGCGTCTGCGCGGATACCGAAGCGCCGTCGAGGCGGCGGGCTTGGATTGGCAGACGTCGACGACAGTCTTCGAGTGTGCCGAGAACCTTCCCGAGGAAGGCTACGAAGCGGCGATGGCACTTCTGTCAACTGAGACCAGGCCGACGGCGCTGCTCGCCATGAGCGACCAACTCGCCTTCGGAGCCCTCAGGGCCGCCGCCGATCTCGGCTTGCAGGTGCCGAACGACGTCGCCGTCGTCGGATTCGATGACGTTCCGCTGGCCGAAGCGCTCGGCTTGACCACGGTCGCCCAGCCGACCTTCGAAAAGGGGCGGCTCGCCGGCAAGTTGCTGCTCGCGCGCCTCGCTGGGGAGGAGGACGCTTCTCCCGCGCCGCTCTCGACGACCTTGATCGTGCGCGGCTCCACCGTACGCGCTTCCTGA
- the galE gene encoding UDP-glucose 4-epimerase GalE yields MSKLLVTGGAGYIGSHTVRALLAAEHEVVVLDNLKAGHREAVPTGVPLIEADLLDEAAVRAAIEAHRPDAVVHFAALIEVGESMKDPARYYRNNTAGSLNLLTALKDFGSIPIVFSSTAAVYGEPDVVPIPEDAAKRPTSVYGETKLWTEHMLKAFDAAYGLPHVNLRYFNVCGADESGAIGEDHPNKTHLIELALLTALGQREKMMIFGEDYPTPDGTCIRDYIHVTDLADAHVLAVASLLDGSPSTAYNVGIGHGFSVKEVLDAVDRVVGTPLKREVAPRRPGDPARLVADSSRIKAELGWHPRHTDLVGIVESAWKWHSGHPHGFEG; encoded by the coding sequence ATGAGCAAACTGCTGGTCACAGGCGGCGCCGGATACATCGGCTCGCACACCGTTCGTGCCCTTCTCGCCGCCGAGCACGAGGTCGTGGTGCTCGACAACCTGAAGGCGGGCCACCGTGAAGCGGTTCCGACGGGCGTGCCCTTGATCGAAGCCGACCTGCTCGACGAAGCCGCCGTTCGCGCCGCGATCGAAGCGCACCGCCCCGACGCCGTCGTGCACTTCGCCGCGCTCATCGAAGTCGGCGAATCCATGAAAGACCCCGCCCGCTACTACCGCAACAACACGGCGGGAAGCCTCAATCTCCTGACGGCCCTCAAAGACTTCGGCTCCATTCCGATCGTCTTCTCCAGCACCGCCGCCGTGTACGGCGAACCCGACGTCGTACCCATCCCCGAGGACGCCGCCAAGCGTCCCACGAGCGTCTACGGCGAAACGAAACTCTGGACCGAACACATGCTGAAGGCCTTCGACGCCGCTTACGGCCTGCCTCACGTCAACTTGCGCTACTTCAACGTGTGCGGCGCCGACGAAAGCGGAGCGATCGGCGAGGACCATCCCAACAAGACGCACCTCATCGAACTCGCGCTTCTGACGGCCCTCGGGCAGCGCGAAAAGATGATGATCTTCGGCGAGGACTACCCCACGCCTGACGGCACGTGCATTCGCGACTACATCCACGTCACCGACCTCGCCGACGCCCACGTCCTCGCCGTCGCGTCCCTGCTCGACGGCTCGCCTTCCACGGCGTACAACGTCGGTATCGGGCACGGCTTCAGCGTCAAGGAAGTTCTCGACGCCGTCGACCGCGTCGTCGGCACACCCTTGAAGCGCGAAGTCGCCCCTCGCCGCCCCGGCGATCCCGCCCGCCTCGTCGCCGACTCCAGCCGCATCAAGGCCGAACTCGGGTGGCATCCGCGCCACACCGATCTCGTCGGAATCGTCGAGAGCGCCTGGAAGTGGCACTCCGGCCATCCGCACGGCTTCGAAGGCTGA
- a CDS encoding NADPH:quinone oxidoreductase family protein — protein MTDTTAATMRAIQVQRLGGPEVLELTTLPVPEPQAGQVRIKVQAVGLNFADILAVRGEYLTRTRVPMVPGMEFAGIVDKLGEGVTHLQEGQLVAALGGTGAMAEYSVIPAAAVLPIAQNLNAREAAALPVSFYTAYFSLATLGQAKPGEWVVVQAAAGALGTASVQLAKAMGLQVIALASTEEKLEVARSLGADEALLNTRTDLVDAVKSITGGKGANMVLEIVGGRGFQDSLAMLASRGRVLVIGSASREPSQLRPVELMKKNLSVIGVWLMPFLADVEVMSEATAFLTKLISGGRAKPIVGRTFSLEQAGEAFDFVWNRASTGKVVIEP, from the coding sequence ATGACCGACACCACGGCGGCGACGATGCGCGCCATTCAAGTTCAGCGGCTCGGCGGACCGGAAGTGCTGGAGCTCACGACGCTCCCGGTGCCCGAGCCGCAGGCGGGGCAGGTACGAATCAAAGTGCAGGCGGTGGGGCTGAACTTCGCGGACATCTTGGCGGTGCGCGGCGAGTACCTTACGCGAACGCGCGTGCCGATGGTGCCGGGAATGGAGTTCGCCGGAATCGTGGACAAGCTCGGCGAGGGCGTGACGCACTTGCAAGAAGGGCAACTCGTGGCGGCGCTCGGCGGAACGGGCGCGATGGCGGAGTACAGCGTCATTCCGGCGGCGGCCGTCTTGCCGATCGCGCAGAATTTGAACGCTCGGGAAGCGGCGGCGCTTCCGGTGTCGTTCTACACCGCGTACTTCTCGCTCGCGACGCTGGGACAAGCGAAGCCCGGCGAGTGGGTCGTGGTGCAAGCGGCGGCGGGCGCTTTGGGCACGGCGAGCGTCCAGCTCGCGAAGGCCATGGGCCTCCAGGTGATCGCCCTGGCGTCCACCGAGGAGAAATTGGAGGTCGCGCGAAGCCTCGGCGCGGACGAGGCGTTGCTCAACACCCGCACGGACCTCGTGGACGCCGTCAAGAGCATCACGGGCGGCAAGGGCGCGAATATGGTGCTCGAAATCGTCGGGGGGCGCGGTTTCCAGGACAGCTTGGCGATGCTCGCCTCGCGCGGGCGCGTCCTCGTGATCGGCTCGGCGAGCCGCGAGCCCAGCCAACTGCGCCCCGTGGAGCTCATGAAAAAGAACCTCTCGGTGATCGGGGTGTGGCTCATGCCCTTCTTGGCGGACGTGGAGGTGATGAGCGAGGCGACGGCCTTCCTGACGAAGCTCATCTCGGGCGGGCGAGCGAAGCCGATCGTGGGTCGGACGTTCTCGTTGGAGCAGGCGGGCGAAGCGTTCGACTTCGTGTGGAACCGCGCGAGCACGGGCAAGGTCGTCATCGAACCTTGA
- a CDS encoding GrpB family protein: MKIIVIEPYRDGWPQEFQEIGAEIRGAVGDFALAVHHIGSTSVPGLAAKDVIDVQLTVGDLNAPIREALENAGYRFRDGVFEDHCPPGMTIDPWDLEKRYYSRDDRKIHLHVRERGRYNQRYALLCRDYLRFSAMARDAYAEVKRQLARLFPDDVAAYYAVKDPVFDVLMSGAFVWAETTGWKEPESDA; the protein is encoded by the coding sequence GTGAAGATCATCGTCATCGAGCCGTACCGCGACGGCTGGCCGCAAGAATTTCAGGAGATCGGCGCGGAGATTCGAGGAGCGGTCGGCGACTTCGCCCTCGCCGTTCACCACATCGGTTCGACGAGCGTTCCCGGACTCGCCGCGAAGGACGTGATCGACGTGCAGCTCACGGTCGGCGACTTGAACGCGCCGATTCGCGAAGCGCTGGAGAACGCCGGGTACCGTTTTCGGGACGGCGTCTTCGAAGATCACTGCCCGCCCGGCATGACCATCGATCCTTGGGATCTCGAGAAGCGCTACTACAGCCGTGACGACCGCAAAATCCACTTGCACGTTCGCGAGCGAGGACGCTACAACCAACGCTACGCCTTGTTGTGCCGCGACTACCTGCGCTTCTCGGCGATGGCGAGGGACGCGTACGCCGAAGTCAAACGGCAACTCGCGCGCCTGTTTCCCGACGACGTCGCCGCCTACTACGCCGTCAAGGACCCCGTGTTCGACGTGCTCATGTCGGGCGCCTTCGTGTGGGCGGAGACGACGGGGTGGAAAGAGCCGGAGTCCGACGCTTGA
- a CDS encoding FAD-binding oxidoreductase, which translates to MTTTASVRVSSDDQVLTASASTSLQDVYAALPAGLFPPFPNVELPGGVGDLIARGGFGQTFFFAGDVLGATFRTRSGRIVKAGGRVVKNVQGYDLTRLLVGSFGVLGEVVDVTLRLRPGRAFVQAKRAGALTDLAALPITPRFAWQDGGEVFAAHFGAVREVERFVEIFGGEEVGTLDFTRRFPDGMGVGPSSLKDGRFAWANGHGRPSVPMLFERLAEAL; encoded by the coding sequence GTGACGACCACGGCGAGCGTTCGCGTGTCCTCGGACGATCAAGTGCTCACGGCGAGCGCGAGCACGAGCCTTCAAGACGTGTACGCCGCCCTTCCCGCCGGTCTCTTCCCGCCTTTTCCGAACGTCGAGTTGCCAGGCGGCGTCGGCGATCTGATCGCGCGGGGCGGCTTCGGGCAGACGTTCTTCTTCGCCGGGGACGTTCTCGGCGCGACGTTCCGCACGCGAAGCGGACGCATCGTGAAGGCGGGCGGACGCGTCGTGAAGAACGTGCAAGGCTACGACCTCACGCGCCTCTTGGTAGGCAGTTTCGGCGTGCTCGGCGAGGTGGTGGACGTGACGTTGCGCCTTCGTCCCGGTCGCGCGTTCGTGCAAGCGAAGCGGGCGGGCGCGCTCACTGATCTCGCCGCGTTGCCGATCACGCCTCGCTTCGCTTGGCAAGACGGCGGCGAGGTGTTCGCGGCGCACTTCGGCGCGGTGCGTGAAGTCGAGCGGTTCGTGGAAATCTTCGGCGGCGAGGAGGTCGGGACGCTCGACTTCACGCGGCGTTTTCCCGATGGCATGGGCGTCGGGCCGAGCAGTCTGAAGGACGGACGCTTCGCGTGGGCGAACGGTCACGGACGGCCGAGCGTGCCGATGCTGTTCGAACGGCTCGCCGAAGCACTGTGA
- a CDS encoding FAD-binding oxidoreductase yields MIAERLRSALGARKVLTGKAERMTYRHDAIQIGALPMAVVLPEDTADVVTTVKLCRDANVPIVGRGAASGLSGGAAPARESVVVAFTRMTKLDLFPERREAWAQPGVVTATVSERAKPFGLVYPPDPASWRTSTIGGNLAENAGGPMCFKKGVTGDYVKEIEFVDASGAVHRAARDAFDLAGLLIGSEGTLGLITGARLRLDTPPAFTRTLMAHFAEVGQAAQAVSRAIASGAVPAKLEFMDRACLGAVEGYLGIGLPVHAGAALLIDTDGDDEETVTEELELARAACEAEGGTVRVAANAAEAEDLWRARRAISPSLGRIRPHRMNEDIVVPRSALAEVVREIEELGREAGLVVAQFGHIGDGNLHPNILYDPKKESSDAVHALAHEIALVAVRHGGVLSGEHGIGSMKRDFMTDAVDAVTMDVLWRVKRTLDPRGQLNPDKLLPEVSA; encoded by the coding sequence GTGATCGCCGAGCGCCTGCGAAGCGCCCTGGGCGCGCGCAAAGTGCTCACCGGAAAGGCCGAGCGGATGACGTATCGTCACGACGCCATTCAAATCGGGGCGTTGCCGATGGCGGTCGTGTTGCCCGAGGACACGGCGGACGTCGTCACGACCGTGAAGCTGTGCCGCGACGCGAACGTGCCGATCGTGGGGCGAGGCGCGGCGAGCGGCTTGTCGGGAGGCGCGGCGCCCGCGCGTGAAAGCGTCGTGGTGGCGTTCACCCGCATGACGAAGCTCGACCTCTTCCCGGAGCGCCGAGAAGCGTGGGCGCAGCCGGGCGTCGTCACGGCGACGGTCTCGGAGCGCGCCAAGCCGTTCGGTCTCGTGTACCCGCCCGATCCGGCGTCGTGGCGAACGAGCACCATCGGCGGGAACCTCGCCGAGAACGCGGGAGGCCCGATGTGCTTCAAGAAGGGCGTCACCGGAGATTACGTCAAGGAAATCGAGTTCGTGGACGCGAGCGGCGCGGTGCACCGCGCCGCTCGCGACGCCTTCGACCTCGCCGGATTGTTGATCGGCTCGGAGGGAACGCTCGGCCTCATCACGGGCGCTCGGCTGCGGCTGGACACGCCGCCCGCGTTCACGCGAACCTTGATGGCGCACTTCGCCGAAGTCGGCCAAGCCGCGCAGGCAGTGTCGCGCGCCATCGCGAGCGGGGCGGTGCCCGCCAAGTTGGAGTTCATGGACCGCGCGTGTCTCGGAGCGGTGGAAGGCTACCTCGGAATCGGCCTGCCGGTGCACGCGGGCGCGGCCTTGCTGATCGACACGGACGGCGACGACGAGGAGACGGTGACCGAGGAGCTCGAACTCGCCCGCGCGGCGTGCGAGGCGGAAGGCGGCACGGTGCGTGTCGCCGCGAACGCCGCCGAAGCCGAGGACTTGTGGCGAGCACGGCGCGCCATCTCCCCTTCCCTTGGCCGCATTCGGCCGCACCGCATGAACGAGGACATCGTCGTGCCGAGGTCCGCCCTCGCCGAGGTGGTGCGCGAAATCGAGGAGCTCGGACGCGAGGCGGGCCTCGTCGTCGCGCAATTCGGACACATCGGGGATGGCAATCTTCACCCGAACATCCTTTACGACCCGAAGAAGGAGTCGTCGGACGCGGTGCACGCCCTCGCGCACGAAATCGCCCTCGTCGCCGTGCGGCACGGCGGCGTCTTGTCGGGCGAGCACGGCATCGGCTCGATGAAGCGCGACTTCATGACGGACGCTGTGGACGCCGTGACGATGGACGTCTTGTGGCGTGTGAAGCGAACGCTGGATCCGAGAGGGCAGCTCAATCCCGACAAATTGCTGCCCGAGGTGAGCGCGTGA
- the glcF gene encoding glycolate oxidase subunit GlcF — protein sequence MNHDIPVADLGPAGEIMAHAVDACVHCGFCLPACPTYALLGEEMDSPRGRIFLMKEVLEGELPLADAAPFIDRCLGCQGCVTACPSGVPYGELLTTFRATTEQKRERPALQRAVRAGLLTALPSPKLFRAGAYLGQVAKPFKSVLPRALQAPLDLLPGRVPAKFDMPTFVPAQGKRRARVAFLAGCAQQVLAPNFNAATLRVLARNGVDVVIPEGQGCCGAAALHTGARGQALSMGRTNLAAFPTDVDAVVTNAAGCGSGLKEYPLLFKGEREEEQAISFASRVKDVSVFLAELGLEPMLPLAKPVRVAYHDACHLAHAQKVKAQPRSILKAVPGLDLVEVPEGDLCCGSAGTYNIEQPELAGRLGERKARNVLSTNAAILASGNIGCHTQIETHLRRLGSPMRVMHTLEVLDLAYRGELS from the coding sequence TTGAACCACGACATTCCCGTCGCCGACCTCGGACCTGCCGGGGAGATCATGGCGCACGCGGTGGACGCGTGCGTGCACTGCGGCTTCTGCCTGCCCGCCTGCCCGACGTACGCCCTGCTCGGCGAGGAGATGGACTCGCCGCGGGGCCGCATCTTCTTGATGAAGGAGGTCCTCGAAGGCGAGTTGCCCCTCGCCGACGCCGCCCCGTTCATCGATCGCTGCCTCGGTTGCCAAGGATGCGTGACTGCCTGCCCGAGCGGCGTGCCCTACGGCGAACTTCTCACGACGTTTCGCGCGACGACGGAACAAAAGCGTGAACGGCCCGCGCTGCAACGCGCGGTGAGGGCGGGTCTGCTCACGGCCTTGCCGTCGCCGAAGCTCTTTCGCGCGGGCGCTTACCTCGGGCAAGTCGCCAAGCCTTTCAAGAGCGTCTTGCCGCGGGCGCTGCAAGCTCCCCTCGACTTGCTGCCCGGCCGCGTCCCGGCGAAATTCGACATGCCAACCTTCGTGCCCGCGCAAGGCAAGCGGCGCGCGCGCGTGGCGTTCCTGGCAGGATGCGCCCAGCAGGTGCTCGCCCCGAACTTCAACGCGGCGACGCTGCGCGTCCTCGCGCGCAACGGCGTGGACGTCGTGATTCCCGAGGGGCAGGGATGCTGCGGCGCGGCGGCGCTGCACACGGGCGCGCGAGGACAAGCCCTTTCGATGGGCCGCACGAACCTCGCCGCCTTCCCGACGGACGTGGACGCCGTCGTCACGAACGCGGCGGGCTGCGGATCGGGCCTCAAAGAGTACCCGCTGCTTTTCAAAGGCGAGCGCGAAGAGGAACAGGCCATCTCGTTCGCTTCGCGCGTGAAAGACGTCAGCGTGTTCCTCGCCGAGCTCGGCTTGGAGCCGATGTTGCCGCTTGCCAAGCCCGTACGGGTCGCGTACCACGACGCGTGCCATCTCGCGCACGCCCAGAAGGTGAAGGCCCAGCCACGCTCGATTTTGAAGGCCGTGCCGGGCCTCGACCTCGTGGAGGTTCCCGAAGGCGACTTGTGCTGCGGCAGCGCGGGCACGTACAACATCGAGCAGCCCGAGTTGGCGGGACGCCTCGGGGAACGCAAGGCCCGCAACGTGCTCTCGACGAACGCGGCGATCTTGGCGAGCGGCAACATCGGCTGTCACACGCAGATCGAGACGCACTTGCGCCGACTCGGCTCACCGATGCGCGTGATGCACACCCTCGAAGTTCTCGACCTCGCGTACCGAGGAGAGTTGTCGTGA